In a single window of the Nocardiopsis composta genome:
- a CDS encoding FGGY family carbohydrate kinase has product MDDRVILAVDEGTTGTRAALVSPEGAVSGLAYRRLGVGSPRPGVVEQDADEIWAATLEVCRAAVAAGGGTAPAAVAVAVQRATSVLWDARTGRALVPAMVWQDTRHAEELAALAGAWDARLIAGTGRPTGVRSPYLWAARHLERTPEVRAAHRAGTLRFGTVDTWLLWNLTGGAVHAATPTNVCSSGAYALADHAYLREWTEALGFPAELLPELREDGDELGTVAPGLLGEGVGEVPILAVLGDQHAAMIGLGCLEAGRAMCVHGTGSFVDVAAGESVPAGTGRVDGALTLIGWRTRGRSVYTVESFSATSGTALDWACSTFAGFSSAREVSELAETVPDTGGAAFRPTLAGLRTPVMEPGLGASLTGLTISTTPAHIARALLEGIAHAVADSAAAVAEVAGAPITEMRVGGGLSASRPLLQMQADLVGVPMERARDAGTASLRGAAYLAGSRGLFWDSLAQAAATRGAGDLFEPGIGAGERAERRTAWTRRIHAELDLLDRHQIGR; this is encoded by the coding sequence GTGGACGACAGGGTGATCCTCGCCGTGGACGAGGGGACCACCGGCACCCGTGCGGCCCTGGTGTCGCCGGAGGGGGCCGTGTCCGGGCTGGCCTACCGGCGGCTGGGCGTGGGCAGCCCGCGGCCGGGCGTGGTGGAGCAGGACGCCGACGAGATCTGGGCGGCCACCCTGGAGGTGTGCCGCGCCGCGGTCGCCGCCGGGGGCGGGACCGCGCCCGCCGCCGTCGCCGTGGCCGTCCAGCGCGCCACCAGCGTGCTGTGGGACGCCCGCACCGGGAGGGCGCTGGTCCCCGCCATGGTCTGGCAGGACACCCGGCACGCCGAAGAGCTCGCCGCGCTCGCCGGCGCCTGGGACGCGCGGCTGATCGCCGGGACCGGGCGGCCGACCGGAGTGCGCTCCCCCTACCTGTGGGCGGCCCGGCACCTGGAGCGCACGCCCGAGGTGCGCGCCGCCCACCGCGCGGGGACGCTGCGCTTCGGCACCGTCGACACCTGGCTGCTGTGGAACCTCACCGGCGGAGCGGTACACGCCGCCACCCCCACCAACGTCTGCTCCTCCGGTGCGTACGCGCTCGCCGACCACGCCTACCTGCGGGAGTGGACCGAGGCGCTCGGCTTCCCCGCGGAGCTCCTGCCGGAGCTGCGGGAGGACGGCGACGAGCTCGGCACGGTCGCGCCCGGCCTCCTCGGCGAGGGCGTCGGGGAGGTTCCGATACTGGCCGTGCTCGGCGACCAGCACGCGGCGATGATCGGCCTGGGCTGCCTGGAGGCCGGCCGGGCGATGTGCGTGCACGGCACCGGCAGCTTCGTCGACGTGGCCGCGGGCGAGTCCGTCCCGGCCGGCACCGGGCGGGTCGACGGCGCCCTCACCCTGATCGGATGGCGGACCCGGGGGCGCTCGGTCTACACCGTCGAGTCGTTCTCGGCCACCTCCGGGACGGCGCTGGACTGGGCGTGCTCGACCTTCGCCGGGTTCTCCTCGGCGCGGGAGGTCAGCGAGCTGGCCGAGACCGTCCCCGACACCGGAGGGGCGGCCTTCCGGCCCACCCTGGCCGGGCTGCGCACCCCCGTCATGGAGCCCGGGCTGGGCGCCTCCCTGACCGGGCTGACCATCTCCACCACCCCGGCGCACATCGCCCGCGCCCTCCTGGAGGGCATCGCGCACGCCGTCGCGGACAGCGCGGCGGCCGTCGCCGAGGTGGCGGGCGCCCCGATCACCGAGATGCGGGTCGGCGGCGGGCTGTCGGCGAGCCGGCCGCTGCTGCAGATGCAGGCCGACCTGGTCGGCGTCCCCATGGAGCGGGCCCGCGACGCCGGCACCGCGAGTCTGCGCGGGGCCGCCTACCTGGCGGGGTCGCGCGGGCTGTTCTGGGACTCCCTCGCCCAGGCCGCGGCGACCCGCGGCGCCGGAGACCTCTTCGAACCCGGGATCGGCGCCGGCGAGCGGGCCGAGCGCAGAACCGCCTGGACCCGGCGCATCCACGCCGAGCTGGACCTGCTGGACCGCCATCAGATTGGACGATGA